CTAGTGGCATGTCAATCCAAGCCTGTAAGTCTAAATCTTTAAAATAACTTCCTGCTGAGCGGTATCCCTCCCATGCAACTAACCTGCGGCAAGCGCATTCTGGATCTCTCCCGCCCACAAGTAATGGGCATCCTGAATACCACTCCGGATTCCTTCTCTGACGGCGGCAGCTATTACGCGCAAGGCGGCCTCGACCTGGAGCTCGCGCTGCGACGCGCCGAGCAGATTTGCAGCGAGGGCGGCGCTATCATCGACATCGGCGGCGAATCCACGCGTCCCGGTGCCGCAACAGTGACCGAGCAGCAGGAACTGGAGCGGGTGGTGCCGGTAGTGGAAGCCATCGCCCAACGCCTGGATGTGGTGATTTCGGTGGATACCAGTACCCCCGCCGTCATGCGCGAGTCCGCGAGCGCCGGCGCCGGCCTGATCAACGACGTGCGCGCGCTCAAACGAGACGGTGCGCTGGAAACCGCCGCTGAGACCGGGCTGCCGGTTTGCGTGATGCATATGCAGGGCGAGCCCGGCTCCATGCAGTCCAACCCCGAGTACACCGACGTGGTGGCAGAAGTGCGTGCGTTTCTCGACGAGCGCCTGGCAGCCTGCATCGCCGCCGGCATTCCCCGCGAGCGGGTGATCTACGATCCGGGATTCGGCTTCGGCAAAAACGACGAACACAACCTGACACTGCTGCGCCGTCAGCGTGAACTGGCGCCGGAAGATATTCCGCTGCTGGTGGGCATGTCGCGCAAATCCATGATCGGCCGCCTGCTGGACCGCCCCGTGGACGAGCGCCTGCCCGGCAGCCTGGCGCTGGCGATGCTGTCTGCCCAGCGCGGTGCTGGTATTATCCGCGTACACGACGTGGCGGAAACCGTAGACGTGCTGAAATTACAGCAGATGGTCGACTGTCCCTGATGTCGATTTGAAAGAAAAAGAAATTGATCAGTACGAGTGCGTACCAATGAGAAGTAAGAGAGTTTAAAGATGGCGAGAAAGTATTTTGGCACCGACGGCATCCGCGGGCAGGTAGGCGAAGGCGCCATTACCCCGGATTTCATGCTGCGCCTCGGCTATGCCGCGGGCAAGGTGCTGGGCGCCACCAACCAATCCGGCGGTCGCAACCGTATCCTGATCGGTAAAGACACCCGGGTATCCGGCTACATGTTCGAGGCCGCGTTGGAAGCCGGCCTGATCAATGCCGGTGTCGATGTCGGCCTGCTGGGCCCCATGCCCACCCCGGCCATCGCCTATCTCACCCGCACCTTCCACGCTCAGGCGGGGATCGTGATCAGTGCCTCCCACAATCCCTACCAGGATAACGGCATCAAGTTCTTCAGTGCCGACGGCAGCAAGCTGCCGGATCAGGTAGAGCAGGATATCGAGGCCGCGCTGGACCTGCCTATGGTCACCGCCAAAGATCTCGGCAAGGCCTGGCGCATCGACGATGCGGTGGGCCGCTATATCGAATTCTGCAAGGCCAGCACACCCTGGCGCTACTCCCTCGAAGGGCTCAAGATCGTGCTTGATTGCGCCAACGGCGCCACCTATCACATCGCCCCCAAGGTATTCCGCGAACTGGGCGCGGAGGTGCACGCCATCGGCATTCAGCCGGACGGCGTGAACATCAACCTCGATTGCGGTTCCACCAAACCGGAGCAGCTGCAGAAGGTGGTGGTTGAACAGGGCGCGGATCTCGGTATCGCCTTCGATGGTGACGGCGACCGGGTCATGTTCGTGGACAGCAGGGGCAACCTGATCGACGGCGACCAGCTGCTGTTCCTCATCGCCATCCACCGCCAGCAGTTCCTCGGCGGTTGTAACGGCGTGGTGGGCACCCAGATGAGCAACTACGGTTTTGAGCTGGCCCTGAAAGAGCGCAAGATCCCGTTTGTTCGCGCCAAGGTGGGCGACCGCTATGTGCTGGAGATGATGAGCAAGAATGGCTGGCACGTGGGCGGCGAATCCTCCGGGCATATCGTCTGTACCGATGTCACCACCACCGGCGACGGCATCATCTCCGCGCTGCAGGTGTTGCGCGCGGTGAGCGATTTCGGTGAGCCGCTGGATCAGCTCAGCCAGCGCATGCAGATGCTGCCCCAACACATGATCAATGTCCGTCTCACCAGCCGCGACGGGGTGCTGGAGAATGCCCGGGTGATCAAGGCGGTAGAAGAGGCGGAAGGCGAGCTGGCGGACAACGGCCGCGTGCTGTTGCGCCCGTCCGGCACCGAGCCATTGATCCGGGTCATGGTCGAAGGCAAGGATCACGCCCTGGTGGAGAAGCTGGCCGCGGATATCGCCGCCGTAGTGGAGCAGGCCGGCAACGCCTGAGGCCCGTTCCCCGGCCCG
The Microbulbifer celer DNA segment above includes these coding regions:
- the folP gene encoding dihydropteroate synthase, which encodes MQLTCGKRILDLSRPQVMGILNTTPDSFSDGGSYYAQGGLDLELALRRAEQICSEGGAIIDIGGESTRPGAATVTEQQELERVVPVVEAIAQRLDVVISVDTSTPAVMRESASAGAGLINDVRALKRDGALETAAETGLPVCVMHMQGEPGSMQSNPEYTDVVAEVRAFLDERLAACIAAGIPRERVIYDPGFGFGKNDEHNLTLLRRQRELAPEDIPLLVGMSRKSMIGRLLDRPVDERLPGSLALAMLSAQRGAGIIRVHDVAETVDVLKLQQMVDCP
- the glmM gene encoding phosphoglucosamine mutase — encoded protein: MARKYFGTDGIRGQVGEGAITPDFMLRLGYAAGKVLGATNQSGGRNRILIGKDTRVSGYMFEAALEAGLINAGVDVGLLGPMPTPAIAYLTRTFHAQAGIVISASHNPYQDNGIKFFSADGSKLPDQVEQDIEAALDLPMVTAKDLGKAWRIDDAVGRYIEFCKASTPWRYSLEGLKIVLDCANGATYHIAPKVFRELGAEVHAIGIQPDGVNINLDCGSTKPEQLQKVVVEQGADLGIAFDGDGDRVMFVDSRGNLIDGDQLLFLIAIHRQQFLGGCNGVVGTQMSNYGFELALKERKIPFVRAKVGDRYVLEMMSKNGWHVGGESSGHIVCTDVTTTGDGIISALQVLRAVSDFGEPLDQLSQRMQMLPQHMINVRLTSRDGVLENARVIKAVEEAEGELADNGRVLLRPSGTEPLIRVMVEGKDHALVEKLAADIAAVVEQAGNA